In a single window of the Rhopalosiphum padi isolate XX-2018 chromosome 1, ASM2088224v1, whole genome shotgun sequence genome:
- the LOC132921116 gene encoding U4/U6 small nuclear ribonucleoprotein Prp31, whose product MSLAEELLADLEEDGFDDGELMVIQEETPNELQENALIPNQTDFKNAKIRDLAKLRDSERLVNIMQQIDIFQSRQRRTADELGPVESDPEYLLIVDANNLIVEMDDEILIIHKFVRDKYSKRFPELESLVVGPLEYVQTVKELGNTLEQSKNNEVLPTFLTQATIMVVSVTASTTQGQLLNENELFEVREACDMAIDLNKLKLKVYEYVESRMTYIAPNLSVIVGASTAAKIMGVAGGLTNLSKMPACNVLLLGSQKKLLSGFSQVNAMPHTGFIFHCSLVQNNPPDLRRKAARLVATKSTLAARVDAAHESLDGHIGMTLKEDIEKKLDKLTEPPPVKFIKPLPKPIDPGRKKRGGKRVRKMKERYAVTELRKQANRMNFADIEDDAYQEDLGYTRGTIGKSGTGRIRHAQVDEKTKVRISKTLQKNLQKQQAWGGATSVKKQVSGTASSVAFTPLQGLEIVNPQAAETKNSGINSARYFSNTASFVNVHNKQ is encoded by the exons atgTCTCTGGCAGAAGAGTTACTTGCAGATTTGGAGGAGGATGGTTTTGATGATGGTGAGCTAATGGTCATACAAGAGGAGACTCCTAATGAACTGCAAGAAAACGCTTTGATTCCTAATCAAactg attttaaaaatgcCAAAATCCGCGATCTTGCTAAATTACGAGATTCCGAGCGCTTAGTTAATATAATGCAGCAGATAGATATATTCCAGAGCAGACAAAGGAGAACTGCAGACGAATTAGGACCTGTAGAGTCTGATCCTGAATATCTCTTAATCGTGGATGCAAACAATTTGATTGTAGAAATGGATGATGAAATTc taatCATACACAAATTTGTTCGCGATAAATATTCAAAACGATTTCCAGAATTAGAGTCCTTAGTGGTTGGGCCATTAGAATATGTACAGACAGTTAAAGAACTAGGCAATACACTTGAACAATCAAAAAACAATGAAGTACTTCCAACATTTCTTACTCAAGCTACCATTATGGTTGTTTCTGTTACCGCTTCAACTACTCAAGG acaacttttaaatgaaaatgagCTTTTTGAAGTTCGTGAAGCTTGTGATATGGCTATTGAccttaataaactaaaattgaaaGTTTATGAATATGTCGAGAGTAGAATGACGTACATAGCACCTAATCTTTCTGTTATTGTTGGTGCATCAACAGCTGCAAAAATTATGG ggGTAGCTGGAGGGTTgacaaatttatcaaaaatgccAGCctgtaatgttttattattagggtctcaaaaaaaacttttatctgGTTTTTCACAAGTTAACGCAATGCCGCATActggttttatttttcattgttcttTAGTACAAAACAATCCACCA gattTACGAAGAAAAGCAGCTAGGCTTGTTGCGACTAAAAGTACACTAGCAGCACGAGTTGATGCTGCTCATGAGAGTCTTGATGGACATATAGGAATGACATTAAAAgaagatattgaaaaaaaattggacaAATTAAcg GAACCACCTCCAGTTAAGTTTATTAAACCTCTACCCAAGCCGATAGACCCAGGTCGAAAGAAGCGAGGTGGTAAAAGAGTACGCAAAATGAAGGAACGTTATGCTGTTACAGAGCTACGTAAACAAGCAAACCGAATGAATTTTGCAgat aTTGAAGATGATGCATATCAAGAAGATTTAGGATATACTCGAGGAACCATTGGAAAATCAGGAACTGGAAGAATTCGACATGCCCAAGTTGATGAAAAAACAAAAGTGCGAATTTCAAAGACActtcaaaaaaatttacaaaaacagCAAGCGTGGGGTGGTGCTACTTCAGTTAAAAAACAAGTATCTGGTACTGCATCTAGTGTGGCCTTCACTCCTCTtcaa
- the LOC132921044 gene encoding DNA helicase MCM8-like isoform X1 — MSNPNQNKWRGGRYWKKYTNKNNQPKNPNNVECDVNINIENLQECPFHGWQLYFPNEKYDENSLTVKCIFACVLFLNTHEQNISIEQLVENKSYLLNVDSLNQDEDFTSVWSHFWDVLTNRPNYTLKCLGLAIHHYALEELNKNIHDDCTKFKNLPMIHPRIINFGPIFHLKNLRADTDGKLILVHGTVIKASSLKFQCLWLGFVCNTCGSIQNIKQSDGIFSKPKQCSNSVCRIRSFSICRNSPLTQTINCQTIRVQELQSDDQRESGRVPRTVECELTNDLVYTCIPGDVVSVTGIVKKKSCNSGKQNAQNKESNVFMQYIEVVSIQNNKNQSKGKVTSTAFQFTMRDYYCIQKLHSKPYLFELMVNSICPGIYGHEMVKAGMLLSLFGGSNCALNQTRGDIHILVIGDPGLGKSQMLQSVCNISPRGVFVCGSTCSSAGLTVSLTREKGIDFSLEAGAVVLADQGVCCIDEFDKMTQDHNTLLEAMEQQTISIAKGGVICSLPCRTTIMAAANPIGGHYDQNKSVLDNLKMSQAMLSRFDLIFLLIDTPNELTDKHLTEHVLNIHSNKIKQTQNINNSDEINNSLKERFSQFSKSSDYISQAELRKYIAYARKYVSSPTLSNEAKEMLQQFFIELRTKNLSFGIPITVRQLESCIRLAQARAKVELREEVTAKDAYGVIELINFSLVKTQCDEFSGFGFKKSIKKTGIRAQSRKLLAELQRHGKIERIFSIDQMKLFSKQLNIATLDFYNIVDLLNNEAIIIKKGNNMYELKV; from the coding sequence ATGAGTAATCCTAATCAAAATAAATGGAGAGGTGGCAGATATTGgaaaaagtatacaaataaaaataatcaaccaAAAAATCCTAATAACGTTGAATGTGAtgtgaatattaatattgagaATTTGCAAGAGTGTCCATTTCACGGATGGCAGCTTTATTttccaaatgaaaaatatgatgaaaataGCTTAACAGTGAAATGTATTTTTGCTTGtgtattatttctaaatacacacgaacaaaatatttctattgaaCAACTTGTAGAAAATAAATCATATCTTTTGAATGTAGATTCTTTAAACCAAGATGAAGATTTCACCTCAGTCTGGTCACATTTTTGGGATGTTTTAACGAATCGCCCAAATTACACATTGAAATGTTTAGGACTTGCTATTCATCATTATGCATTAGaagaattaaacaaaaatattcatgatGATTGtactaaattcaaaaatttaccaATGATTCATCCcagaattataaattttggtccaatttttcatttaaaaaatttaagagcTGATACTGATGGAAAACTAATTTTAGTTCACGGGACTGTAATAAAAGCCAGTAGTTTGAAATTTCAATGTTTGTGGTTAGGATTTGTGTGCAATACTTGTGGctcaattcaaaatattaaacaatctgATGGTATATTTTCAAAACCAAAACAATGTAGCAATTCTGTATGCCGTATACGTTCATTTTCAATATGTAGAAATTCACCACTTACTCAAACTATTAACTGTCAAACTATTAGAGTTCAAGAATTACAAAGTGATGACCAGAGAGAAAGTGGTAGAGTGCCCAGAACTGTTGAATGTGAACTTACAAATGATTTGGTTTATACTTGTATTCCTGGAGATGTTGTTAGTGTTACCGGTATTGTAAAAAAGAAATCATGTAATTCTGGTAAACAAAATGCTCAAAATAAAGAATCAAATGTTTTTATGCAATATATTGAAGTAGTAtctatacaaaacaataaaaaccaatCTAAAGGAAAAGTTACAAGTACTGCATTTCAATTTACGATGAGAGATTACTACTGTATCCAAAAACTCCATTCAAAACCATATCTTTTTGAATTAATGGTAAACTCAATATGTCCGGGTATTTATGGTCATGAAATGGTGAAAGCTGGTATGTTGCTTTCTCTATTTGGTGGAAGTAATTGTGCTTTAAATCAAACACGTGGAGATATTCATATTTTAGTCATTGGTGATCCTGGCCTTGGAAAATCACAAATGCTTCAGTCTGTATGTAATATTTCACCACGAGGTGTGTTTGTTTGTGGAAGTACATGTTCATCAGCTGGACTAACTGTTAGTCTGACTCGAGAAAAAGGTATTGATTTTTCTTTAGAAGCTGGAGCTGTTGTTTTGGCTGATCAAGGTGTGTGTTGTATTGATGAATTTGATAAAATGACTCAAGATCATAATACATTACTGGAAGCTATGGAACAACAAACAATAAGTATTGCTAAAGGTGGAGTTATTTGTTCTTTACCTTGCCGAACTACTATAATGGCTGCTGCAAATCCAATTGGTGGACACTATGACCAGAATAAAAGTGTAttagataatttgaaaatgagTCAAGCAATGTTATCtcgttttgatttaatttttttacttatagacACACCCAATGAGTTGACTGATAAACATCTAACTGAACATGTGCttaatatacattcaaataaGATAAAGCAAACCCAGAATATTAACAATTctgatgaaattaataattcattgaaagAACGATTTTCACAATTTAGTAAAAGTAGCGATTATATTTCTCAAGCAGAATTACGTAAATATATAGCATATGCGAGAAAATATGTTTCATCTCCAACTCTGTCAAATGAAGCCAAAGAAATGTTACAAcagttttttattgaattacgtACTAAAAATTTAAGCTTTGGTATTCCAATAACTGTAAGACAATTAGAGTCTTGTATCAGACTTGCACAAGCACGTGCTAAAGTAGAACTTCGAGAAGAAGTGACTGCAAAAGATGCATATGGAGTAATTGAACTGATTAATTTTAGTCTTGTAAAAACTCAATGCGATGAATTTAGTGGATTTGGATTtaagaaaagtataaaaaaaactggaATTCGTGCTCAGTCAAGGAAATTATTAGCTGAGTTACAAAGACATGGTAAAATAGAACGAATCTTTAGTATAGATCAAATgaagttattttcaaaacagTTAAACATTGCTACTTTAgatttctataatatagtagacttattaaacaatgaagcaatcataattaaaaaaggaAACAATATGTAtgaattaaaagtttaa
- the LOC132921044 gene encoding alpha-ketoglutarate-dependent dioxygenase alkB homolog 4-like isoform X2: MMDRSKLCGCKGVRTCFVCEKEFKLTPTVNSENLKKLSSASYCLYCNLLWSGWNAYEYKNHPNHTGTSYYLDGIFIEHEFITEEEETMLIKNLDGMPWDVSQSGRRKQNFGPKCNFKKRRLSMGNFNGFPLSTKFIQDRFDQIPIMKDYFTIEQCSLEYRPEMGASIDPHVDDCWIWGERIVTLSLQSDTVLTLTPHNIKYSNQYNVDYIPNVKYLPIPVNHVNYPIDVVRILMPRRSLLVLYGKPRYLWEHCILREDIHERRLCIAYREFTQPYLNGGEKYTEGCDILQKAKCFW, translated from the exons ATG atGGACAGATCTAAATTGTGTGGATGTAAAGGAGTTAGAACTTGTTTTGTATGtgaaaaagaatttaaattaactccTACTGTTAATtctgaaaatttaaaa aaattatcaaGTGCGTCTTATTGTTTATACTGCAATTTATTATGGAGTGGTTGGAAtgcatatgaatataaaaaccaTCCAAATCATACTGGTACATCATACTATTTAGATGGCATTTTTATTGAACATGAGTTTATCACAGAAGAAGAAGAAACAATGCTTATAAAGAATTTGGATGGTATGCCTTGGGATGTATCACAAAGCGGTCGTAGAAAacaa aacttTGGACCAAAGTGTAACTTTAAAAAGCGTCGTTTATCAATGGGCAATTTCAATGGTTTTCCATTATCCACAAAGTTTATTCAAGACCGTTTTGATCAAATTCCAATTATGAAggattattttacaatagaacAATGTTCATTGGAATACAGACCAGAAATGGGAGCATCAATTGATCCTCATGTAGACGATTGCTGGATTTGGGGTGAAAGAATTGTTACATTAAGCTTACAATCTGATACTGTACTTACTTTAACTCCACACAACATCAAATATAGTAATCAGTATAATGTAGACTATATACCTAATGTCAAATATTTACCTATTCCTGTAAATCATGTTAATTATCCAATTGATGTTGTGCGTATATTAATGCCAAGAAGATCACTTTTAGTTTTGTATGGAAAACCTAGATATTTATGGGAACACTGTATACTTAGAGAAGATATTCATGAAAGAAGACTATGTATTGCTTACAGAGAATTCACGCAGCCTTATTTAAATGGTGGAGAAAAGTATACTGAGGGTTGTGATATATTACAAAAAGCTaaatgtttttggtaa
- the LOC132921044 gene encoding alpha-ketoglutarate-dependent dioxygenase alkB homolog 4-like isoform X3 produces MDRSKLCGCKGVRTCFVCEKEFKLTPTVNSENLKKLSSASYCLYCNLLWSGWNAYEYKNHPNHTGTSYYLDGIFIEHEFITEEEETMLIKNLDGMPWDVSQSGRRKQNFGPKCNFKKRRLSMGNFNGFPLSTKFIQDRFDQIPIMKDYFTIEQCSLEYRPEMGASIDPHVDDCWIWGERIVTLSLQSDTVLTLTPHNIKYSNQYNVDYIPNVKYLPIPVNHVNYPIDVVRILMPRRSLLVLYGKPRYLWEHCILREDIHERRLCIAYREFTQPYLNGGEKYTEGCDILQKAKCFW; encoded by the exons atGGACAGATCTAAATTGTGTGGATGTAAAGGAGTTAGAACTTGTTTTGTATGtgaaaaagaatttaaattaactccTACTGTTAATtctgaaaatttaaaa aaattatcaaGTGCGTCTTATTGTTTATACTGCAATTTATTATGGAGTGGTTGGAAtgcatatgaatataaaaaccaTCCAAATCATACTGGTACATCATACTATTTAGATGGCATTTTTATTGAACATGAGTTTATCACAGAAGAAGAAGAAACAATGCTTATAAAGAATTTGGATGGTATGCCTTGGGATGTATCACAAAGCGGTCGTAGAAAacaa aacttTGGACCAAAGTGTAACTTTAAAAAGCGTCGTTTATCAATGGGCAATTTCAATGGTTTTCCATTATCCACAAAGTTTATTCAAGACCGTTTTGATCAAATTCCAATTATGAAggattattttacaatagaacAATGTTCATTGGAATACAGACCAGAAATGGGAGCATCAATTGATCCTCATGTAGACGATTGCTGGATTTGGGGTGAAAGAATTGTTACATTAAGCTTACAATCTGATACTGTACTTACTTTAACTCCACACAACATCAAATATAGTAATCAGTATAATGTAGACTATATACCTAATGTCAAATATTTACCTATTCCTGTAAATCATGTTAATTATCCAATTGATGTTGTGCGTATATTAATGCCAAGAAGATCACTTTTAGTTTTGTATGGAAAACCTAGATATTTATGGGAACACTGTATACTTAGAGAAGATATTCATGAAAGAAGACTATGTATTGCTTACAGAGAATTCACGCAGCCTTATTTAAATGGTGGAGAAAAGTATACTGAGGGTTGTGATATATTACAAAAAGCTaaatgtttttggtaa
- the LOC132921130 gene encoding CD63 antigen-like isoform X2: MKEISYKRIQLSGILLLSVGLSIRNVYNQYEQFLTEHYFTVPSLLIIVGITVLTVSFFGCCGTLKENNCMMITFGFLLASCFIMEIVGGLAGFILLEKTHSVVTSKLHETMMFYNKTTHITHIWDGLQTSLHCCGAEKLDDWYPILEDKLPMSCCGSYDGAIDHQNCTASEPNVYQQPCYVSLSKIVKENASTLSGVTIGIAFLQLVGIMLSCSLSKSIQKSYKQV; encoded by the exons ttgAGTGGAATTTTACTTTTATCCGTTGGATTATCAATTCGCAACGTTTACAATCAATATGAGCAATTTTTAACAGAGCACTATTTTACTGTGCCgtctttattaattatagtgggTATCACCGTTCTAACAGTATCATTCTTTGGATGCTGTGGTACATTAAAGGAAAACAATTGTATGATGATTACC ttCGGATTTCTTTTAGCATCGTGTTTTATAATGGAAATAGTAGGTGGTTTAgctggttttatattattggaaaaaacTCATTCTGTAGTAACTTCAAAACTACACGAAACTATGATGTTTTATAACAAAACCACGCACATAACACATATATGGGATGGACTTCAAACATCT ttacattgTTGTGGAGCTGAGAAATTGGATGACTGGTATCCCATACTTGAAGACAAATTACCCATGTCTTGTTGTGGATCATATGATGGAGCAATAGATCATCAAAATTGTACTGCATCTGAACCCAATGTTTACCAGCAACCATGTTATGTGTCAttatcaaaaattgtaaaagAAAATGCCAGTACGTTGAGTGGTGTTACTATAGGAATAGCGTTTTTGCAG ttggtGGGTATAATGCTGTCATGCTCATTATCGAAATCTattcaaaaaagttataaacaaGTTTGA
- the LOC132921130 gene encoding CD63 antigen-like isoform X1 — MLNKASLAIKYLLFVFNLIIFLSGILLLSVGLSIRNVYNQYEQFLTEHYFTVPSLLIIVGITVLTVSFFGCCGTLKENNCMMITFGFLLASCFIMEIVGGLAGFILLEKTHSVVTSKLHETMMFYNKTTHITHIWDGLQTSLHCCGAEKLDDWYPILEDKLPMSCCGSYDGAIDHQNCTASEPNVYQQPCYVSLSKIVKENASTLSGVTIGIAFLQLVGIMLSCSLSKSIQKSYKQV; from the exons ATGTTGAATAAAGCGTCATTAGCAATCAAATACTTGTTATTTGTCttcaatttgataatattt ttgAGTGGAATTTTACTTTTATCCGTTGGATTATCAATTCGCAACGTTTACAATCAATATGAGCAATTTTTAACAGAGCACTATTTTACTGTGCCgtctttattaattatagtgggTATCACCGTTCTAACAGTATCATTCTTTGGATGCTGTGGTACATTAAAGGAAAACAATTGTATGATGATTACC ttCGGATTTCTTTTAGCATCGTGTTTTATAATGGAAATAGTAGGTGGTTTAgctggttttatattattggaaaaaacTCATTCTGTAGTAACTTCAAAACTACACGAAACTATGATGTTTTATAACAAAACCACGCACATAACACATATATGGGATGGACTTCAAACATCT ttacattgTTGTGGAGCTGAGAAATTGGATGACTGGTATCCCATACTTGAAGACAAATTACCCATGTCTTGTTGTGGATCATATGATGGAGCAATAGATCATCAAAATTGTACTGCATCTGAACCCAATGTTTACCAGCAACCATGTTATGTGTCAttatcaaaaattgtaaaagAAAATGCCAGTACGTTGAGTGGTGTTACTATAGGAATAGCGTTTTTGCAG ttggtGGGTATAATGCTGTCATGCTCATTATCGAAATCTattcaaaaaagttataaacaaGTTTGA
- the LOC132917540 gene encoding uncharacterized protein LOC132917540 gives MSNNDSNTLDQNSDDNANDIDQQIYETLDSDQNVSQNPNDLPNTNPQSSDAISQRRTSLHPLEEVELNRRVKRKRTSSAHVVQPLSADENNNEENQSQQSPQRPTADNKNSLNITMSSLLFEGYSSVTSNDSRYLDSRRTNEKWKDLIVFMYTEPSIMFYSNVFLMVRVSKIDTLYFV, from the exons ATGAGTAATAACGATTCAAATACTTTGGACCAAAATAGTGATGATAATGCAAATGACATAGATCAGCAAATTTATGAAACACTCGATTCTGATCaaaatg tttcacaGAATCCAAATGACTTGCCAAACACAAATCCGCAATCATCCGACGCTATCAGTCAAAGACGAACAAGCTTACACCCATTAGAAGAAGTAGAACTCAATAGAAGAGTAAAAAGAAAAAGGACCTCGTCTGCTCATGTCGTGCAACCATTATCTGCAGATGAAAACAATAATGAGGAGAATCAAAGTCAACAATCGCCACAGCGGCCAACAGCCGATAATAAAAATTCGCTAAATATAACGATGTCCTCGTTGTTGTTTGAAGGTTATAGTTCAGTGACTTCAAATGATAGTAGATATTTGGATAGTCGTCGTACAAACGAAAAATGGAAAGAtttaatagtgtttatgtaCACTGAACcatcaataatgttttattcaaaCGTTTTCTTAATGGTGAGAGTGAGTAAAATAGATaccttatattttgtatag